TGTTCACCTTCATGAATACCGCCCGTCTGGGTACTGCGCTGCAGGGCCTGGCACACGCGGAAGTGGGCTTCCAGAAGTCACTGGAATATGCGCGTGACCGCTTGCAGATGCGCGCGCTGTCCGGCCCCAAGAACCCCGATGGCCCGGCCGACCCGATCATCGTGCATCCCGACGTCCGCCGTATGCTGTTGACCCAGAAGGCCTTCGCCGAAGGTGGCCGGATGATGATTTACTTCACCGCACAGCAGGTGGACATCATTGATCGCTCCGATGATGAAGAAGCCAAAAAAGCGGCCGATGAGCTGCTGGGCTTCCTGACTCCGATCGCCAAAGCCTTCCTGACCGAAACCGGTTTTGAGGCGGCCAACCTGGGCCTGCAGTGCTTTGGTGGCCACGGCTTTATTTCCGAGTGGGGCATGGAGCAGAACGTACGCGACTGCCGTATTTCCATGCTGTACGAAGGCACCACCGGTATCCAGGCGCTGGATCTGCTGGGCCGCAAGGTATTGATGACCAATGGCGAGTCGCTCAAGCGCTTCACCAAGATCGTGCACAAGTTCTGCCAGGCCAATGAAGGCAACGAAGCCATGGCCGAGTTCATTCAGCCGTTGGCCGCCATCAACAAGGAGTGGGGCGACCTGACCATGCACGTGGGCATGGCGGCAATGAACAATCCGGAAGAAGTGGGTGCCGCGTCGGTGGATTACCTGATGTATTCCGGTTACGCCGTTCTGGCCTACTTCTGGGCGTTGGCGGCCGCCAATTCCCAGGCCAAGTTGGCTGCTGGTGAGGGTGACAAGGCGTTCTACGATGCCAAAGTGAAAACGGCGCGCTTCTACTTCCAGCGCCTGTTACCGCGTACCCGTACCATGGTCGATACCATCAAATCAGGTGCCAATAACCTGATGGAACTGGACGCAGACGCTTTCGCATTCTGATAGCGGTATTTTGTGTCCCTGACGTTTACACAACTGCAGCAGCGCTTCGAAGCCGGTTTTTTGCCTGAAAAGGCAGCCGGTCTCGATTCGCTGTTCCAGTATGTGGTGCCTGATGGCAGCAATTTCTTCATGCGGGTTGCTGGCGGCGCGCTTGATCTGAGTGCAGGCGACGCCGTCGATCCCGCTGATCTGATTATTACCCTTGAATGGCACACGCTGGAGCAGCTGCTGGCCGGTGAGCTGAGCAGCATGCAGGCCTTTATGTTTGGCCATATCAAGGTGCAGGGCAGTCTTTCGCTGGCTTCGCGGCTCATCGAACTGTTTTCAACCGACGCACAGCACTGATCCTGCAACCCAACTGTGGCTTGCAGGAATGCTGGCCAGCTATAACAATAACAGCCCACCCTGGTGTATCGGCCGGGGTATGAGGAGGAGATGTGATAGATACCAATACCACCGTGGTAGAAGTGTTAAACAAGGCTTGTGAAACCTTCGCCGCCAACCCGGCATTTACCTGCCTGGGCCACACCATGACCTATGCAGAGCTGGACCATCTGAGCCTGCAATTCGCTTGCTATCTTCAACAAAAGACAGAGCTTAAGCCGGGCGACCGTATTGCTGTGCAGCTGCCCAATCTACTGCAGTACCCGGTCGTGGTATTCGGTGCGTTGCGCGCGGGCCTGACTGTGGTCAATACCAATCCGCTGTACACCGCCCGTGAGCTGGAACATCAACTCAACGATTCCGGTGCCAAAGCCTTGGTGGTGCTCGCCAACATTGCCGCAACTGCCGATAAGGTGGTGGCCAAAACCGGCGTCAAGCAGGTGATTGTGACTGAAGTGGGGGACATGCATCCGCCGCTCAAGCGTTTCCTGATTAACAGCGTATTGCGCTATGTGAAGCGCGAAGTCCCGGTACTGAATTTCGCCCATCGGGTGAATTTGCGCGATACCTTTGGCGCTGCAGACATCAATCGTTATGAACCGTCGGCACACGTACCCGCCGATGTGGCGGTATTGCAATACACTGGCGGCACTACCGGCGTGGCCAAGGGAGCGATGCTGACCCATGCGAACCTGGCGGCCAATATGCAGCAGGTGCGCGATGCGCTCGGCGATTCGATCAATATCGGCAAAGAGTACTACGTGGCGCCGCTGCCGCTCTATCATATTTACGCTTTTACCCTGCATTGCATGTGTTTATTGTCGTCCGGTTGCCATTCCTTGCTGATCCCCAATCCGCGCGATATTCCGGGGTTTGTGAAGGCCTTGAAGGGGCAGCCTATTACCGGTTTTGTGGGGCTGAATACTTTGTTCAATGCACTCTGCCGGGATGAAAATTTCGTCAAGCTGGATTTCTCGACCCTGAAAACCACCTCCTCCGGTGGTATGGCGCTGACCAGCGAAGCGGCCAAGCGTTGGCAGGATGTAACCGGCTGCGCCGTCGCCGAAGGTTATGGTATGACCGAGACCTCACCGGTTGTGACCTTTAACCCCGCTAACGCCATCCAACCGGGCACGGTTGGGCTGCCGGTACCCGAGACCGAGGTCAAAGTGGTGGACGAAGAGGGCAACGCGTTGCCGGAAGGTTCGCCCGGCGAGTTGTGTGTGCGCGGTCCGCAGGTGATGAAGGGGTACTGGCAGCGTCCGGAAGAGACCGCCAAAATCCTCGACGACGATGGCTGGCTGAAAACGGGCGATATGGCAGTGATTCAGCCCGATGGATACGTAAAAATCGTAGACCGTAAAAAGGACATGATTATCGTCAGTGGCTTCAATGTCTACCCGAACGAAATCGAAGATGTGGTGTGTCAGCATCCTGCGGTAGTCGAGGCTGCGGCCATTGGTTTGCCGGACGAGAAAAGCGGCGAACAGGTAAAGCTGTTCGTGGTCTCGTCTGACCCATCGCTGACTGAAAAAGACGTGATCAGCTTCTGCCGTGAAAACCTCACCGGTTACAAGGTGCCCCGCACCGTGGAGTTCCGCACTGAATTGCCCAAATCCAACGTGGGCAAGATTCTGCGGCGCGAGCTGAAGCCCGCTGCCTGATCCCTGCACAGGACTCCAAACGCCGGCATTTGCCGGCGTTTTTATTTGAGGCTCCTTAATATTTCACACTCGTGCTAAAGTTCAGCCAGATCAACTGTTTGATTGGCGTGTGAACCGATAGGGAGGCGGATGAGCGCAATAAAGCTGAAAAATGCCCTGGTGCTGTCTGGTGGAGGCGCGCGTGCGGCCTACCAAGTGGGCGTCTTGCAGGCAATCGCCGAGATTCTGCCTGCAAGCCAACGCAATCCCTTTCCCATTATTTGTGGCACGTCGGCTGGCGCCATCAACGCGTTGGCCATTGCCAGCCATCCGGGCCACTTCCGAGAATCAGTCGATGCGTTGGTGGATATCTGGCGCAATATCACCGTTGATCAGGTGTATAAAAACTCTTTGTCAGACCTGATGAAAGGTGTACTTAAGCTGGGTATGTCTTTGTTTAACGAGGGCGCCGGTAAAAACCAGCCGTTAGCCCTCTTGGACAACAGCCCACTGCATCAGCTCATTCACGACCGTATCACCTTCAAACACATTGGCCCCGCCATTGCTGCGGGTGATCTGGACGCGGTGTGTGTGACGGCGATGGGATATTCATCCGGTGAGTCGGTAAGCTTTTTTCAGGGCCGGCCCGACCTGCGCGGCTGGCGCCGTTATCACCGCATAGGCACGCCCACTCAGCTCGATGCCCGTCACCTGTTGGCGTCATCGGCCATTCCCACCATTTTCCCCACCGTCAGGATCAACCGGGAATACTTTGGCGACGGCGCGGTGCGGCAATTGGCCCCGATCAGCCCGGCGCTGCACCTGGGTGCTGACCGGGTGTTTGTGGTGGGGGTGAGTGGTAACCGGAACCCGGAACATTGGGGTAAGCGACGCCCGGTGAAGCACTCGCCGTCCATGGCGCAGATTCTCGGCCATATGTTCAATGCCGCATTCGTGGATAGCATGGAATCCGATATGGAGCACCTGGACCGGGTAAACCGCCTGCTGGCCATGGTGCCGGAAGACAAGCGGGCGGAGGCCGGCTTGCCGCTGCGGCAGGTGGAAAGCCTGATTATTTCACCGTCTCAGGAACTGGATAAAATCGCGGGGCGAAAGGTGCGTTACCTGCCCAAAACCCTGCGATGGTTTTTCAGTTCCACCGGTGCCACTGCCAAGGGCGGTGGTGCAACGGCGGCCAGCTATCTGCTATTTGCCCCACAGTTCTGTTCGGAGTTGATTGATCTGGGATATCAGGACACTATGTGGGAAGCCGACAGGGTCAGGCAGTTTTTCGCCAACCCCTGATCAGCACAAAATAACCCCGGCACAGGGGTAAGCCGCCATTAAAAAGAGCGGCGCACAATAACTATTTCTTTTGAGGGAAGAAACCTGATGACTGAAGCCAAGTCACGCCGTGCCAAAGGTGAGCAGACCCGCCGCCTGATTCTGGAGGCGGCATTGCGATTGATTGTAGAACACGGCCACAAAGCGGTGACCCACCGCGCAGTGGCTGCTGAAGCCGATGTAAATCTGTCCTTGACCACCTATTACTTCAAAGACCTGAAATCGCTGATTTCCGAAGCATTCGACCTGTATCGTGAGCGCATTGAGCGCGAAACGCAGGAAACCTGGTCTGAGGTGTTCACCTACATAGCAGAGCATCCGGCCGAGTCTGGCCCAAGTGCTGCCGCGCTGAGGGAACGTTTGGCCAACTGGGCGGCAGATTACATCATGGAGCAGGTGACCCAAAGGCCGAGCGGATTGGTGCTGGAGATGACCCTGTTTTACGACATGCACTTAGATCCGTCCCTGCGTTTGGCCGCCGGCGCTTTGCGGTCGCGATTCAAGACCGATTTCATCAGTCTGTGCCAGCGTCTGGGTTCCGATTCGCCCGAAGTGGACGCAGAGCTCTTTCTGGGCACCCTCCAGCGCCTGGAATACGAAGGGCTGGCGGCGGGAGCCAAGCCTGAGCGGGCCTCCATATACGCGCAGATGCACCGTCTGCTGCAGTGGATCATGGGTTCAAGTCCCGCCTGACAGCAACGTTGGAAAAGCGAACTACACTCTAATACAGGCCTGTGGGCCTGTTTTCATTTGTGAAGAGTGTATTCAGATGCAAGCGTTGATTGTGGAGCCCTCTGCTACCTACCGAAAGCTGTTGTCATCTACCTTGGCGGTTCATGGATTCAGCACCCTGGAAGCGGACAGTGCATCCACCGCGCTGTTGCTGGCAGAACAGCATCCTGCACAACTTGTGGTGGCTTCAGCGGCCTTGCCCGATATGGCCGTTGCGCGTTTGTGCCAGTCTTTGCATCAGATTGCCAATCTGAGGCATGTACCGGTGTTGGTGCTCAGCAGCAAAATTGACCCGGAGCTCCAGAAGGAATGTCTTGAGGGCGGCGTTACCGACCTGTTTCACAAGAAAAATTTTGCCCAGTTCGAGCGCTCTGTGGACGAGTTCGCCCGTCAGATCATGGGGCGCAATCGCGCCCATGGCCGCATTCTGTACGTTGAGGACACCCGGAGTGTCGGGGTCGCAACCAAAATGCTTCTTGAAAATGCGGAGCATGATGTAACGTTTTTTACCACGGCTGAGGAGGCGATGGCGGCCTTCAATCAGTCGGATTTCGATCTGGTGCTGACCGATGTTGTACTGGCAGGTGAAAACAGTGGGCTCACACTCGTGCGTCAGATCCGCTCCCATCAGGATGTTAATAAACGCGATATTCCGATCATTGCAATCAGCGGCTACGGCGATGAAGCCAGGCGCTTGCAATTGTTCAAGGCCGGCGTTTCCGATTACACGGCCAAACCTGTGTTGGCCGAGGAGCTTCTAGCCCGGGTGAACAACCAGATCAAAACTCAGCGATTGGTCAGCCAATTGAAAATGCAACAGCAGCAACTTGAACGTTTGGCAATGCGCGATCAGCTGACCGGTTTGTACAACCGGCATTTTCTGATGGAGGTGGTCGAGAAGCGCATAGCAGAGTCAAAACGCAAAAGCACGGATCTGTCCTTGGTTATTCTTGATGTTGATCATTTCAAGCAAGTGAATGACGTGCACGGCCATGCAGTGGGCGATCAGGTCCTCGTGCAAGTTGGCAATATGCTGCAACAATTTGGCCGGAAGGATGATGTGATTGCCCGCTACGGTGGCGAAGAGTTTGTCATTCTCATGAGCCACTGTGGGCTGAATGACGCCGAGCGCAAGGCTGATGCATTGCGTAATCGGCTCATGGAGCTGAGGCCAGCCGATCTGGAGGTAACCGCCAGTTTTGGTGTGGCTGCACTAACGCCGGACTCGGGTGACTTTGCTACGCTGTTTGGGCGCGCTGATGCTGCAGTGTATCGCGCGAAAGAACAGGGCCGGAACTGCGTTAGGGTCGCCGAAATAGGGCACGGCTTGACGGTGGGGCTGTAGTAATGAATTGCCGGCGATTTGCGTTATGCAGGGACGCTCTGACAATCGGGTTGCGTGGGAACGCCGGGGTTAAGCGAGAATGGAAAGTAAAATGACAGATTCACGGTTCACGATTGCGTTGGGCGCAAACCTGGATGTGAGTCAGGTGCAGGAAAAATATAAACTTTTCGAAGATGCATTGGCGCGGGCAAGCAGCTTTACAGTGGATTTGTCATCGATAAACCGAATTGATACGGCCGGTATTCAATTGCTGCTGGCGTTTAAAAAGGAGGTTCAGTTCCGCAGTGGAAACGTGACCTGGACTGCGCCCGCCCAGCCTTTTTTGGATGTCGCCTCGCAACTGGGG
This region of Simiduia agarivorans SA1 = DSM 21679 genomic DNA includes:
- a CDS encoding acyl-CoA dehydrogenase C-terminal domain-containing protein is translated as MSDYKTPLRDIQYVMWELLGYDQHYQSLPGGEEASADVVSAVIEEGAKFCDNVLAPLNAVGDREGCKWDDGVVTTPTGFKEAYQQYVEAGWPSMCHHLEHGGQGLPQSLGTILSEMVGSANWSWGMYPGLSHGAMNTIEAHGTPEQKEHYLTKLVEGTWTGTMCLTEPHCGTDLGMLRTKAEPNADGSYSITGTKIFISAGEHDMAENIVHIVLARLPDAPAGTKGISLFIVPKFNLNADGTLADRNGVKCGSIEHKMGIHGNSTCVMNFDGARGYLIGPANKGLNCMFTFMNTARLGTALQGLAHAEVGFQKSLEYARDRLQMRALSGPKNPDGPADPIIVHPDVRRMLLTQKAFAEGGRMMIYFTAQQVDIIDRSDDEEAKKAADELLGFLTPIAKAFLTETGFEAANLGLQCFGGHGFISEWGMEQNVRDCRISMLYEGTTGIQALDLLGRKVLMTNGESLKRFTKIVHKFCQANEGNEAMAEFIQPLAAINKEWGDLTMHVGMAAMNNPEEVGAASVDYLMYSGYAVLAYFWALAAANSQAKLAAGEGDKAFYDAKVKTARFYFQRLLPRTRTMVDTIKSGANNLMELDADAFAF
- a CDS encoding AMP-binding protein, which gives rise to MIDTNTTVVEVLNKACETFAANPAFTCLGHTMTYAELDHLSLQFACYLQQKTELKPGDRIAVQLPNLLQYPVVVFGALRAGLTVVNTNPLYTARELEHQLNDSGAKALVVLANIAATADKVVAKTGVKQVIVTEVGDMHPPLKRFLINSVLRYVKREVPVLNFAHRVNLRDTFGAADINRYEPSAHVPADVAVLQYTGGTTGVAKGAMLTHANLAANMQQVRDALGDSINIGKEYYVAPLPLYHIYAFTLHCMCLLSSGCHSLLIPNPRDIPGFVKALKGQPITGFVGLNTLFNALCRDENFVKLDFSTLKTTSSGGMALTSEAAKRWQDVTGCAVAEGYGMTETSPVVTFNPANAIQPGTVGLPVPETEVKVVDEEGNALPEGSPGELCVRGPQVMKGYWQRPEETAKILDDDGWLKTGDMAVIQPDGYVKIVDRKKDMIIVSGFNVYPNEIEDVVCQHPAVVEAAAIGLPDEKSGEQVKLFVVSSDPSLTEKDVISFCRENLTGYKVPRTVEFRTELPKSNVGKILRRELKPAA
- a CDS encoding SCP2 sterol-binding domain-containing protein, with amino-acid sequence MSLTFTQLQQRFEAGFLPEKAAGLDSLFQYVVPDGSNFFMRVAGGALDLSAGDAVDPADLIITLEWHTLEQLLAGELSSMQAFMFGHIKVQGSLSLASRLIELFSTDAQH
- a CDS encoding STAS domain-containing protein, producing the protein MTDSRFTIALGANLDVSQVQEKYKLFEDALARASSFTVDLSSINRIDTAGIQLLLAFKKEVQFRSGNVTWTAPAQPFLDVASQLGLAHEFEGH
- a CDS encoding patatin-like phospholipase family protein, producing the protein MSAIKLKNALVLSGGGARAAYQVGVLQAIAEILPASQRNPFPIICGTSAGAINALAIASHPGHFRESVDALVDIWRNITVDQVYKNSLSDLMKGVLKLGMSLFNEGAGKNQPLALLDNSPLHQLIHDRITFKHIGPAIAAGDLDAVCVTAMGYSSGESVSFFQGRPDLRGWRRYHRIGTPTQLDARHLLASSAIPTIFPTVRINREYFGDGAVRQLAPISPALHLGADRVFVVGVSGNRNPEHWGKRRPVKHSPSMAQILGHMFNAAFVDSMESDMEHLDRVNRLLAMVPEDKRAEAGLPLRQVESLIISPSQELDKIAGRKVRYLPKTLRWFFSSTGATAKGGGATAASYLLFAPQFCSELIDLGYQDTMWEADRVRQFFANP
- a CDS encoding diguanylate cyclase; its protein translation is MQALIVEPSATYRKLLSSTLAVHGFSTLEADSASTALLLAEQHPAQLVVASAALPDMAVARLCQSLHQIANLRHVPVLVLSSKIDPELQKECLEGGVTDLFHKKNFAQFERSVDEFARQIMGRNRAHGRILYVEDTRSVGVATKMLLENAEHDVTFFTTAEEAMAAFNQSDFDLVLTDVVLAGENSGLTLVRQIRSHQDVNKRDIPIIAISGYGDEARRLQLFKAGVSDYTAKPVLAEELLARVNNQIKTQRLVSQLKMQQQQLERLAMRDQLTGLYNRHFLMEVVEKRIAESKRKSTDLSLVILDVDHFKQVNDVHGHAVGDQVLVQVGNMLQQFGRKDDVIARYGGEEFVILMSHCGLNDAERKADALRNRLMELRPADLEVTASFGVAALTPDSGDFATLFGRADAAVYRAKEQGRNCVRVAEIGHGLTVGL
- a CDS encoding TetR/AcrR family transcriptional regulator, which gives rise to MTEAKSRRAKGEQTRRLILEAALRLIVEHGHKAVTHRAVAAEADVNLSLTTYYFKDLKSLISEAFDLYRERIERETQETWSEVFTYIAEHPAESGPSAAALRERLANWAADYIMEQVTQRPSGLVLEMTLFYDMHLDPSLRLAAGALRSRFKTDFISLCQRLGSDSPEVDAELFLGTLQRLEYEGLAAGAKPERASIYAQMHRLLQWIMGSSPA